From a region of the Sphingopyxis sp. YR583 genome:
- a CDS encoding ABC-three component system protein produces the protein MPDVTFHFSERVTRVDVAASLLAASRLGICLLQLPSSAASVDGDHPRPLAIGAVRDLLVGGPDHAVPALQRMIPGGDPVLIIAPEYTFGSGDWTEIDELVQATARPIILLAGFGATIGQSVLDWQAAGAGDATQRHLGWREADGAISDIQRVNGGWCWLHAPGEATHCIAYLKNVLEQSVEAVNLPDLQEGRAILHLAFGDVDIFPLICADLLQPAAQDASSPQARILHALEETAADRPALVVGSLLQSGYNVNWVAAVNSLLNTVLAGRPGAVALCNIAADAPKADEAHDKWRSLSGLYVPFDALPKGQDDLPAVRALNDVGIAGGVVRVTEACATTGHVTWGPFTPVKGKFAWRGNMSCPIGNAGLAKLTAPTPPPAAGEIARFLRRYPPVATAAPRLQLGLNMVVEQLQAAAAPTPAVLLDATLSGVAPARPQDPDRLHVAETSVAFKAGIHAVATLKSIDGISWQANPKLTGQLQLANAKHLLVWRSPDKSRLAMRRDLAAWRMLPGGQHPDLIVLGAGPNGDLIEGEIPQDRRDDISTAPSSGAELAAGGSLAAREDDFTAARSLRRVAGLGLANVADVYADFEDDADAERVATLLGQIEACFAEDGAK, from the coding sequence GTGCCCGACGTGACTTTTCATTTTTCCGAACGCGTCACGCGGGTAGATGTCGCAGCTTCGCTGTTGGCAGCCAGCCGTCTCGGAATTTGTCTGCTGCAATTGCCGTCATCGGCAGCCTCCGTCGACGGCGATCATCCCCGGCCTCTGGCGATCGGCGCGGTGCGCGATCTGTTGGTTGGAGGCCCGGACCACGCGGTGCCCGCGTTGCAGCGTATGATCCCCGGCGGGGATCCGGTTTTGATCATCGCTCCAGAATATACATTTGGGTCGGGCGATTGGACCGAGATCGATGAGCTGGTTCAAGCGACGGCGCGCCCGATCATCCTACTGGCCGGTTTCGGCGCGACGATCGGGCAATCGGTGCTCGATTGGCAGGCCGCTGGCGCTGGCGACGCCACGCAACGCCACCTCGGGTGGCGCGAAGCTGATGGCGCAATCAGCGATATCCAGCGGGTCAATGGCGGATGGTGCTGGCTCCATGCGCCAGGCGAAGCCACTCACTGCATTGCCTATCTCAAGAATGTGCTGGAGCAGTCGGTCGAAGCGGTAAACCTGCCCGATCTTCAGGAAGGCCGCGCCATACTCCATCTCGCTTTTGGCGACGTCGATATCTTTCCGCTGATTTGCGCGGACCTGTTGCAGCCAGCTGCACAGGATGCAAGCTCGCCGCAAGCGCGGATTCTGCACGCACTTGAAGAGACTGCCGCTGATCGACCTGCGCTGGTGGTCGGATCGCTGCTGCAGAGCGGATACAATGTCAACTGGGTCGCCGCGGTGAACTCGCTGCTCAACACGGTACTCGCCGGGCGCCCAGGAGCAGTCGCATTGTGCAATATAGCTGCGGATGCGCCGAAGGCTGATGAGGCACATGACAAATGGCGCAGTTTGAGCGGTCTTTACGTTCCGTTCGATGCATTGCCCAAGGGACAGGACGATCTGCCGGCAGTACGTGCGCTCAATGATGTGGGCATCGCGGGCGGTGTTGTCCGGGTTACAGAAGCCTGCGCGACCACCGGTCATGTTACTTGGGGACCGTTCACGCCGGTGAAGGGCAAGTTCGCTTGGCGCGGCAATATGAGTTGCCCGATCGGCAACGCCGGGCTTGCCAAACTTACCGCCCCGACACCGCCGCCTGCGGCGGGCGAGATCGCGCGTTTCCTGCGCCGTTATCCGCCGGTCGCCACGGCAGCGCCGCGCCTTCAGCTTGGTCTCAACATGGTCGTTGAGCAGCTCCAAGCAGCTGCAGCGCCGACGCCGGCGGTGCTTCTCGACGCGACGTTGAGTGGGGTTGCCCCCGCACGGCCGCAGGATCCTGACAGACTGCACGTCGCGGAGACGAGCGTCGCATTCAAGGCGGGCATCCACGCCGTCGCCACACTTAAGTCGATCGACGGAATATCTTGGCAGGCCAATCCCAAGCTGACTGGTCAACTGCAGCTGGCGAATGCGAAGCATCTGCTGGTATGGCGTTCGCCCGACAAGTCGCGATTGGCGATGCGGCGCGATCTTGCCGCGTGGCGCATGCTGCCCGGCGGTCAACATCCTGATCTAATCGTGCTAGGCGCAGGACCGAACGGCGATCTGATCGAGGGCGAGATTCCGCAGGATCGGCGCGACGATATCAGCACGGCGCCTTCGTCTGGCGCTGAACTGGCCGCAGGCGGATCGCTCGCCGCGCGCGAGGATGACTTCACTGCGGCGCGAAGCTTGCGGCGGGTTGCGGGTCTCGGTCTAGCCAACGTAGCGGATGTCTACGCCGATTTCGAGGACGACGCCGATGCCGAGCGGGTCGCGACGTTGCTCGGGCAGATCGAAGCATGTTTTGCCGAGGATGGTGCGAAATGA
- a CDS encoding winged helix DNA-binding protein, whose amino-acid sequence MSHMMRTLERSAIAPGGFGAGDAGPPEKIGGGLPAYIASRLLFVGTDADWPDAAPIAEVRRVRTLSPLHAADYIRKNATLDIVWLGAAETIASETFNDICAAASEQDCNLICETGLAALDRIVAAIPAALEIQFLVDPDPTDRLVALAAARRMRHGVLHDIARDDAMERIDRLQEEVARISRLLGDLASQRDGLPGTPVGFAPRGGEELADHMGQVRAPARDFAAIPRSFVPEERTLDRQRAKAVRRMLRQRRIREQYFPADLFADPAWDMLLDLYAARLERQPVSVSSLCIAAAVPATTALRWIKTMTDAGLFMREDDPHDGRRIFIALAEGAYDALARYFEALEE is encoded by the coding sequence ATGAGCCATATGATGCGGACGCTGGAGAGATCGGCAATCGCGCCGGGCGGTTTCGGTGCAGGAGATGCCGGGCCGCCCGAGAAGATCGGCGGAGGGCTCCCCGCCTATATTGCGTCGCGACTCTTGTTCGTGGGGACGGATGCCGATTGGCCCGATGCAGCGCCGATAGCCGAAGTGCGCCGCGTCCGAACGCTCTCGCCGTTGCACGCGGCGGATTACATTCGGAAGAATGCGACACTGGACATAGTCTGGCTCGGTGCGGCGGAGACGATCGCAAGCGAAACGTTCAACGACATATGCGCGGCGGCGAGCGAACAGGATTGCAATCTTATATGCGAAACCGGGCTGGCCGCGCTCGATCGGATCGTGGCGGCTATACCAGCAGCGCTTGAAATCCAGTTCCTCGTCGATCCCGATCCGACGGACCGGCTCGTCGCTCTGGCGGCGGCGCGGCGTATGCGGCACGGCGTGCTCCATGACATTGCGCGCGACGATGCGATGGAACGGATCGACCGGCTGCAGGAAGAGGTGGCGCGCATTTCGCGTCTGCTGGGCGATCTCGCCAGCCAGAGGGACGGCCTTCCGGGCACTCCTGTGGGCTTTGCGCCGCGTGGAGGCGAAGAACTGGCCGATCATATGGGACAAGTCCGCGCGCCAGCGCGCGACTTCGCTGCGATACCGCGCAGCTTCGTTCCTGAAGAGCGAACGCTCGACCGACAGCGGGCCAAGGCGGTACGGCGGATGTTGCGCCAACGGCGGATACGCGAGCAATATTTCCCCGCTGACCTGTTCGCCGATCCGGCATGGGACATGTTGCTCGACCTTTATGCCGCGCGCCTCGAACGCCAGCCGGTGTCGGTGTCGAGCCTGTGCATCGCCGCTGCGGTTCCCGCGACGACGGCGCTGCGCTGGATCAAGACGATGACGGACGCGGGCCTGTTCATGCGCGAAGACGATCCGCATGACGGTCGCCGCATTTTTATCGCGCTGGCGGAAGGCGCCTATGACGCGCTCGCCCGATATTTCGAGGCGCTTGAGGAGTAG
- a CDS encoding magnesium and cobalt transport protein CorA: MPIMAARVYHDGKLVRELGPDEAIPEDCDPGDFFWLGLYEPTPEELAGIAKRFGLHPLAVEDALKANQLPKVETYGDQLFLITRTANLDGDTIQPGETAFFIGPHFFVSVRHGSARTHTDVRARLESLPAKLAHGPDYVLYAVLDFIVDGYFPVIDAIEERMLGVEDSVMDTPLDAGEIRHLYKQRHEIIRFQRLVGMMKEVAGRLATDDDLPNIDPVVRPFYRDIWDHVQRAEYRLNGLRDIAASVIETNGMLEQQRQGVITRQLAAWAAILAVPTAIAGIYGMNFDHMPELRWAFGYPLIVGGMGSICLMLYLRFKRIGWL, from the coding sequence ATGCCAATCATGGCCGCCCGCGTTTATCATGACGGCAAGCTTGTTCGCGAATTGGGTCCGGACGAAGCGATTCCCGAAGATTGTGATCCGGGCGATTTCTTCTGGCTGGGCCTTTACGAGCCGACACCGGAAGAACTTGCGGGTATTGCCAAGCGTTTCGGACTTCATCCGCTCGCGGTTGAGGACGCGCTGAAGGCGAATCAATTGCCCAAGGTCGAAACCTATGGCGATCAGCTGTTCCTCATCACGCGCACCGCCAACCTCGATGGCGATACGATTCAGCCCGGCGAAACGGCTTTTTTCATCGGACCGCATTTCTTCGTCAGCGTCCGCCATGGGTCGGCGCGCACGCACACCGACGTTCGTGCGAGGCTCGAAAGCCTGCCGGCAAAGCTCGCGCATGGGCCCGATTATGTTCTCTACGCCGTGCTCGATTTCATCGTCGACGGCTATTTCCCCGTGATCGATGCGATCGAGGAGCGGATGCTGGGGGTCGAGGACAGCGTCATGGACACGCCGCTTGATGCCGGCGAAATTCGTCATCTCTACAAGCAGCGGCATGAGATCATCCGCTTTCAGCGTCTCGTCGGAATGATGAAGGAAGTTGCCGGACGCCTCGCGACCGACGACGACCTGCCCAATATCGACCCCGTGGTGCGTCCTTTCTATCGCGACATCTGGGACCATGTGCAGCGCGCCGAATATCGGCTCAATGGACTGCGCGATATCGCGGCGTCGGTGATCGAGACCAACGGCATGCTCGAACAGCAGCGCCAAGGCGTGATCACCCGCCAGTTGGCGGCGTGGGCCGCGATCCTGGCGGTGCCGACCGCGATTGCCGGTATCTACGGTATGAACTTCGACCATATGCCCGAACTGCGTTGGGCTTTCGGCTATCCGCTGATCGTGGGTGGCATGGGCAGTATCTGCCTGATGCTGTATCTGCGTTTCAAGCGGATTGGCTGGCTTTGA
- a CDS encoding RluA family pseudouridine synthase → MSEPKAKLDGAIIAEEDDGIRLDRWFKRHREGTPHALLARWARSGQLTLDGKKADVSDRIATGQKLIMPTPPVETEARPARKGRPLTDADIELATGMVIHRDASAIVLNKLPGLATQGGTKTEQHVDGLLDALKYDAPVRPKLVHRLDKDTSGALLIARTPRAAAYFAKSFSNRSARKTYWALIVGVPDIQQGEIDLPLAKQPGSGGEKMHVHDSGLASKTRYRVIERAGNSAAWVELQPLTGRTHQLRVHMAAIGHPIVGDGKYGGKGAFLTGTISRKMHLHSRRLRIDHPDGGAIDISAEVPEHFAASLDALGFDLLLGEIGIDDVAKGPPPKAALKAQAKAHSKQIRKARRGERRGRTADSKPTDFVGKPKPKAKTKPGKPGKPATGKPAGKKPSAKKHPARPPKAS, encoded by the coding sequence ATGAGCGAACCCAAAGCAAAGCTCGACGGCGCCATCATCGCCGAGGAGGATGACGGCATCCGGCTCGATCGCTGGTTCAAGCGTCACCGCGAGGGCACGCCGCACGCGCTGCTCGCGCGCTGGGCGCGTTCCGGGCAACTGACGCTCGACGGGAAAAAGGCCGATGTCTCTGACCGCATCGCGACGGGGCAGAAGCTGATCATGCCGACCCCGCCGGTCGAGACCGAAGCGCGTCCGGCACGCAAGGGCCGTCCGCTCACCGACGCCGATATCGAGCTCGCAACCGGCATGGTGATCCACCGCGACGCCAGCGCGATCGTGCTCAACAAGCTGCCCGGCCTCGCGACACAGGGCGGCACGAAGACCGAACAACATGTCGACGGCCTGCTCGACGCGCTCAAATATGATGCGCCGGTACGACCGAAACTGGTGCATCGGCTCGACAAGGATACGTCGGGCGCCCTTCTGATCGCACGCACCCCGCGCGCCGCGGCTTATTTCGCCAAGAGCTTTTCGAACCGCAGCGCACGCAAGACCTATTGGGCGCTGATCGTCGGCGTTCCCGACATCCAGCAGGGCGAAATCGACCTGCCGCTCGCCAAGCAGCCCGGATCGGGCGGTGAGAAGATGCACGTTCACGACAGCGGCCTCGCGTCAAAGACGCGCTATCGTGTGATCGAGCGCGCGGGAAACAGCGCCGCGTGGGTCGAACTGCAGCCCTTGACCGGGCGCACCCACCAGCTCCGCGTCCATATGGCTGCGATCGGCCATCCGATTGTCGGCGACGGAAAATATGGCGGCAAGGGCGCGTTTCTGACCGGGACGATCAGCCGCAAGATGCATCTGCACAGCCGCCGGCTGCGCATCGACCATCCCGACGGCGGCGCAATCGATATCAGCGCCGAAGTGCCCGAGCATTTCGCCGCCAGTCTCGACGCGCTCGGCTTCGACCTGCTCCTCGGCGAAATCGGGATCGACGATGTTGCCAAGGGTCCGCCACCTAAAGCCGCACTGAAGGCGCAGGCCAAGGCGCACAGCAAGCAGATTCGCAAGGCCCGGCGCGGCGAGCGGCGCGGCCGCACCGCCGACAGCAAGCCGACCGACTTTGTCGGCAAGCCGAAGCCCAAGGCAAAAACGAAACCGGGCAAGCCCGGCAAGCCGGCAACGGGAAAACCCGCAGGCAAGAAGCCGAGCGCGAAGAAGCATCCGGCGCGCCCGCCCAAGGCGAGCTGA
- a CDS encoding RES family NAD+ phosphorylase, with amino-acid sequence MKNPICLECIGNLHLRERLLADAAVAVCEECGETGPAITLAGLAEQIHEAFEPHFELTPYEQSPSAAEIFTRIADIDHDLAQRIEEHLREVHEELASFHDSQNFYDYSTGFSPGRTPMFWQDRRWQRFCDSLRKKARHINGEALAWLDEVFADLGGHLTYDAKPVITIVEPGTPGGQFYRARIAANETELRRILLEPVKQIGPLPPGQGSGGRLNAPGISVFYGAVNVTTCIAEIRPPVGAHVVVARFDVLRPLRLLDCEALDRLAVHASPFDPDFVAKRDSAHFLRTFSDQIARPVLPGDEVQGYVATQVVAEYLAERIVPAIDGILYKSTQRGSALGNVMLFNRSARVAPFPHHSHYIDAYIREIDVDSEDFDDSISLSVKEVGAIAPPDPLAGLGGTPPPVPEHLPETFAQPDLDDDRPLTLRLAPETIAVNIVRAVDYDRPERRVSVTAWPDDDGTGA; translated from the coding sequence ATGAAGAATCCGATTTGTCTCGAGTGCATCGGCAATTTGCATCTGCGCGAGCGGCTCCTGGCCGACGCGGCCGTAGCGGTTTGCGAGGAATGCGGCGAGACCGGACCGGCGATCACCCTTGCAGGCCTTGCCGAGCAGATTCACGAGGCTTTCGAGCCGCATTTCGAGCTGACGCCGTACGAACAGAGCCCCAGCGCCGCGGAGATTTTCACGCGCATTGCTGACATCGACCACGATCTCGCGCAGCGGATCGAGGAGCATCTGCGCGAGGTTCATGAGGAGCTTGCTTCGTTCCACGATAGCCAGAATTTCTACGACTATTCGACCGGCTTCTCGCCGGGGCGTACGCCGATGTTCTGGCAGGACCGGCGCTGGCAGCGTTTTTGCGATTCGCTCAGGAAGAAGGCTCGCCATATCAACGGCGAAGCTCTGGCTTGGCTCGATGAAGTATTCGCCGATCTCGGCGGCCACCTGACCTATGACGCCAAACCGGTCATCACGATAGTCGAACCGGGCACGCCCGGCGGTCAGTTCTACCGAGCACGCATCGCCGCCAACGAGACCGAGCTGCGCCGAATCTTGCTGGAACCGGTCAAGCAGATCGGCCCGCTGCCGCCCGGCCAAGGTAGTGGCGGTCGACTGAACGCGCCGGGCATTTCGGTGTTCTACGGCGCGGTCAATGTAACCACCTGCATCGCCGAAATCCGTCCGCCAGTCGGCGCGCATGTCGTGGTCGCGCGGTTCGATGTGCTACGGCCATTGCGGCTCCTCGACTGCGAAGCTCTCGACAGATTGGCAGTGCACGCCAGCCCATTCGATCCGGATTTCGTCGCAAAACGGGATTCGGCGCATTTCCTGCGCACGTTCAGCGACCAGATCGCCCGCCCGGTGCTGCCCGGCGACGAGGTCCAGGGCTATGTTGCGACCCAAGTCGTTGCTGAATATCTCGCCGAGCGGATCGTCCCCGCGATCGACGGAATCCTCTACAAATCGACACAGCGCGGATCGGCGCTCGGCAACGTCATGCTGTTCAACCGCTCGGCACGGGTCGCGCCCTTTCCGCACCACAGCCATTATATCGACGCCTATATCCGCGAGATCGATGTCGATTCCGAGGATTTCGACGACAGCATCAGCCTCTCGGTCAAGGAGGTCGGCGCGATAGCGCCGCCCGATCCGCTTGCTGGGCTGGGCGGCACGCCGCCGCCCGTGCCCGAGCACTTGCCCGAGACCTTCGCGCAGCCTGATCTCGACGATGACCGGCCCTTGACCCTTCGCCTCGCGCCCGAAACCATCGCGGTGAATATCGTCCGCGCGGTCGATTACGATCGGCCTGAACGGCGGGTCAGCGTCACGGCCTGGCCGGACGACGACGGAACCGGCGCATGA
- a CDS encoding endonuclease NucS domain-containing protein has product MKRVPNEAALRDFLVEHLDIIEPGLNLVKTEFHLANPNGASGFLDIFARAADGQLVIIEIKRTNSAAREAIQELYKYAALLREKYLLKETEYRLILLSVEWHELLVPYSEFAPSAPYEIWAGEIVRGPEGLPVKINRVEPIALAAHRKLAVRHFLWGFVDDASASAAVPRLAAHIQRTGLTDFVLVQSRPTSPSLEGRSFLYFAQRELRLDEYLALIEAHLDEEAYDEFFAEISGYSELEDRVAEAADMAWLMPQGAPGRYQIGSDTAEIANPEKGARVFAEGAQDDVRVHRFGRLDDPMISDETILTEIRGDGGESDFRLRFTARTNSASLMRALTSRVENVFFYNEAWLGTVLQLIRYAERKSGPATIDLIAYSPEDILRAIASSAFGFPGYVPTFRLDIFHDGETERFIGLPEWDGTKPDFARVIAQHFAGDDFSYFLACHFGENRTMNRDIMTDLGLRYSVFRETRTGPERIRVQGSIIVPVKGEIRSINHLIDAHVEEVHQIVAPFMRIDQGFAQTIQAFLNNDMPLAERRLAELIADAPAQEEQSYWMGDLDTCDVCEHPFPPLRFMVNCDIGPCWANICARCFNQHGVGLGTGYGQVYESTPQGWLCVAG; this is encoded by the coding sequence ATGAAGAGAGTGCCCAACGAGGCGGCGCTCCGCGATTTTCTCGTCGAGCATCTCGATATAATTGAGCCGGGCCTGAACTTGGTCAAAACTGAATTTCATCTCGCCAATCCGAATGGCGCGTCGGGGTTTCTCGATATCTTCGCTCGCGCTGCCGATGGGCAGCTAGTCATCATCGAGATCAAGCGCACCAATTCAGCGGCACGCGAAGCGATCCAAGAACTTTACAAATATGCCGCGCTGTTGCGCGAGAAATATTTGCTCAAGGAGACCGAATATCGGCTGATACTGCTGTCGGTCGAATGGCACGAACTGCTGGTGCCCTATTCCGAATTCGCGCCCTCAGCACCTTACGAGATCTGGGCCGGCGAGATCGTGCGCGGTCCCGAAGGCTTGCCGGTCAAGATCAATCGTGTCGAACCGATCGCGCTCGCGGCGCACCGCAAGCTTGCGGTTCGGCATTTCCTCTGGGGCTTTGTCGATGATGCCAGCGCTAGCGCCGCGGTTCCGCGCCTTGCCGCACATATTCAGCGCACTGGCCTCACCGACTTCGTGCTCGTCCAATCGCGACCGACCAGCCCCAGCCTCGAAGGGCGATCCTTCCTCTATTTCGCGCAGCGCGAGCTACGGCTCGACGAGTATCTCGCGCTGATCGAGGCCCATCTCGACGAGGAGGCCTATGACGAATTCTTCGCCGAGATTTCGGGTTATTCCGAGCTTGAGGACCGGGTCGCCGAAGCGGCCGATATGGCCTGGTTGATGCCGCAGGGCGCGCCCGGACGGTATCAAATTGGGTCTGATACCGCTGAGATCGCCAACCCGGAAAAAGGCGCGCGAGTGTTCGCGGAGGGCGCACAGGACGATGTCCGCGTGCACCGCTTTGGCCGTCTCGACGATCCGATGATCAGCGACGAGACGATTCTCACCGAGATCAGAGGCGATGGCGGCGAGTCTGATTTCCGGCTTCGCTTCACCGCCCGGACCAATTCCGCGTCGCTGATGCGCGCGCTGACCAGCCGGGTCGAGAATGTCTTTTTCTACAACGAGGCTTGGCTGGGCACTGTGTTGCAGCTGATCCGCTACGCCGAGCGCAAGTCGGGACCTGCGACAATCGACCTGATCGCTTATAGCCCCGAGGATATCCTACGCGCGATCGCCAGTTCGGCGTTCGGCTTTCCCGGATATGTGCCGACCTTCCGCCTCGACATCTTCCATGACGGCGAGACCGAGCGGTTCATCGGCCTGCCCGAATGGGACGGCACCAAGCCCGATTTCGCTAGAGTGATCGCCCAGCATTTCGCCGGCGACGACTTCTCCTATTTCCTCGCCTGCCATTTTGGCGAGAACCGCACGATGAATCGCGATATTATGACCGATCTCGGCCTGCGCTATTCGGTCTTCCGAGAGACTAGGACAGGTCCCGAACGCATCCGAGTACAGGGTTCGATCATCGTGCCGGTCAAGGGCGAGATTCGTTCAATCAACCATCTCATCGATGCGCATGTCGAGGAGGTCCACCAGATCGTCGCGCCGTTCATGCGCATCGATCAGGGGTTTGCGCAGACGATCCAGGCGTTCCTCAACAATGACATGCCGCTGGCAGAGCGTCGCTTGGCCGAGCTGATCGCTGATGCGCCCGCGCAGGAGGAGCAGTCCTACTGGATGGGCGATCTCGACACTTGCGATGTCTGTGAGCACCCGTTCCCGCCGCTCCGCTTCATGGTCAACTGCGATATCGGTCCTTGCTGGGCCAATATCTGCGCCCGCTGTTTCAACCAGCACGGCGTCGGCCTCGGCACCGGCTATGGCCAAGTGTATGAAAGCACGCCCCAAGGCTGGCTCTGTGTTGCAGGATGA
- the crcB gene encoding fluoride efflux transporter CrcB, with product MNSLFPVMIGGAIGAGARHLVGQAMLARLGPGFPWWTLSINVIGGLLMGLLIGALARSSDGGETARLFIGVGVLGGFTTFSSFSMEFWMLFERGQNAQAAAYVLASVIGAIAACGLGLFIMRQVPA from the coding sequence ATGAACAGCCTGTTTCCCGTCATGATCGGCGGCGCGATCGGCGCCGGGGCCCGCCATCTGGTCGGGCAGGCGATGCTCGCGCGGCTCGGCCCAGGTTTCCCCTGGTGGACGCTGTCGATCAATGTCATCGGCGGCCTGTTGATGGGGCTACTGATCGGCGCGCTCGCGCGCAGCAGCGACGGCGGCGAAACCGCCCGCCTTTTTATCGGCGTCGGCGTCCTCGGCGGCTTCACCACTTTCTCCTCTTTCAGCATGGAATTCTGGATGCTTTTCGAACGCGGCCAAAACGCGCAAGCCGCCGCCTATGTCCTCGCGTCGGTCATCGGCGCCATCGCCGCCTGCGGGCTCGGCCTCTTCATCATGCGGCAGGTGCCGGCATGA
- a CDS encoding thermonuclease family protein, whose amino-acid sequence MVSGSFSPARLRWRRRFRSLLALLLLGGLAFIAWMWSPAPALTVPLVHIIDGDSLTVRQGDTPLTIRLNGIDAVEYRQDCARGAVRWPCGQDARAALERLAGRGPLHCEVAAKDRYDRTLAACRTAPYPDGIDLGAEMTRLGWAVATSDAYLVEEAEAQAKSRGIWQGDFVRPENWRATHERPATALAPPDA is encoded by the coding sequence ATGGTTTCAGGCTCATTCTCGCCCGCGCGACTGCGCTGGCGGCGGCGTTTTCGGTCGCTGCTCGCGTTGCTGTTACTCGGCGGGCTCGCCTTCATCGCATGGATGTGGTCGCCGGCGCCCGCGCTGACCGTACCGCTCGTTCATATAATCGATGGCGACAGCCTGACGGTACGGCAGGGTGACACCCCGCTGACGATCCGCCTGAACGGCATCGACGCGGTCGAATATCGGCAGGATTGCGCGCGCGGCGCCGTCCGCTGGCCTTGCGGGCAGGACGCACGCGCCGCGCTTGAGAGACTGGCAGGACGAGGACCGCTTCATTGCGAAGTCGCGGCAAAGGATCGGTATGATCGCACGCTCGCCGCGTGCCGCACCGCCCCCTACCCCGACGGCATCGATCTCGGCGCCGAAATGACGCGGCTCGGCTGGGCGGTGGCAACGAGCGATGCCTATTTGGTGGAAGAGGCCGAGGCGCAGGCGAAAAGCCGGGGCATCTGGCAAGGCGACTTCGTCCGTCCCGAAAACTGGCGCGCGACGCACGAACGCCCGGCCACTGCGCTGGCGCCGCCCGACGCCTAG